One window of Dysgonomonas mossii genomic DNA carries:
- a CDS encoding response regulator transcription factor, with protein sequence MEDLQKEHARLLSLQSFNEADLDYSLLEYHKQMLSHLAKVSNSGITVFDMYKRKHVYTSFNFGGIFGDCKEGIDERVHPDDLRSLIRNGIAALKFLHANKENLQDYKMISEFRICNAIGQYVRVVEQYTLLEKDKSGNAWLSLSVLDLSPDQSSFKTVRGHILNVKENTFFPIENLLSPKVSDLTTREIAVLQLIKEGLLSKEISEQLFISVHTVNTHRQRILEKLDVSNSMEAVKYASALGLIS encoded by the coding sequence ATGGAAGATTTACAGAAGGAACATGCACGGCTTTTATCATTGCAGAGTTTTAATGAAGCTGATCTTGATTACTCTCTACTCGAATATCATAAGCAAATGCTCTCTCATTTGGCTAAAGTGTCGAATAGCGGGATAACGGTTTTTGATATGTATAAGAGGAAGCATGTATATACATCGTTCAATTTTGGAGGAATATTTGGAGATTGTAAAGAAGGTATAGATGAGCGTGTGCATCCTGACGATTTACGTTCTTTAATTAGAAACGGCATTGCAGCACTCAAATTTTTACATGCGAATAAAGAAAACTTACAAGATTATAAAATGATTTCGGAGTTTCGTATTTGCAACGCTATCGGTCAGTATGTGAGAGTGGTGGAACAATACACCTTATTGGAAAAAGATAAGTCGGGAAATGCATGGTTATCGTTAAGTGTTTTGGATTTATCACCAGACCAGAGCTCTTTTAAAACGGTGAGAGGCCATATCTTAAATGTAAAAGAAAATACGTTTTTCCCTATTGAAAACCTATTGTCTCCAAAAGTATCGGATCTTACCACAAGAGAGATCGCTGTTTTACAGTTAATAAAAGAAGGCTTGCTTAGCAAGGAAATTTCAGAACAGCTATTTATTAGCGTCCACACCGTTAATACACATAGACAAAGAATATTGGAAAAGTTAGATGTAAGTAATTCTATGGAGGCTGTTAAGTATGCATCTGCATTGGGATTGATCAGTTAA
- a CDS encoding DUF5009 domain-containing protein: protein MTSALTEKPKRIASIDVYRALTMFFMIFVNDLWSVSNVPHWLEHAAANEDMLGFSDIVFPSFLFILGMSIPLAIEIRKKKGDSNSGILKHIIIRSIALLVMGLFTVNLESGVAASIGISKPIFTLIMLLAFFLIWNVYPKTENKTRQNLYSGLKIIGIVILAILAFMFRDAEGGVFQTRWWGILGLIGWTYLLCAILYLFLNKNKGYLIVALFAFILLCIGGSNHWLGIFDGIIPGNGCFHAFTMSGMLISLLFNESELGIGIKKKMLTSTFIGIIFILGGFAAHNFWIISKIQATPTWLFLCTGISILLYVLMYWLADIENKASWFGIIKPAGTATLTCYLIPYFLYAIFVLTPFSLPESLTTSPIGLVKCIIFSFLTIGITALLGKIHIKLKI, encoded by the coding sequence ATGACTTCTGCGCTCACAGAAAAACCCAAACGTATAGCATCGATAGATGTATACAGAGCTTTAACAATGTTTTTTATGATTTTTGTGAACGACCTATGGAGTGTAAGCAATGTACCCCATTGGCTCGAACATGCGGCAGCGAATGAAGACATGCTCGGCTTTTCGGACATTGTTTTTCCTTCGTTTCTCTTTATTCTAGGGATGTCTATTCCTTTGGCTATTGAGATAAGGAAAAAGAAAGGTGATTCGAATAGTGGAATTTTGAAGCACATCATTATTCGTTCTATCGCTCTTTTGGTGATGGGTTTGTTTACCGTAAACCTTGAATCGGGCGTAGCGGCGAGCATAGGCATCAGCAAACCTATATTTACACTAATTATGCTTTTGGCTTTTTTCCTTATCTGGAATGTATACCCCAAAACAGAGAATAAAACAAGGCAGAATTTATATTCCGGATTGAAAATTATAGGCATAGTCATTCTAGCTATATTAGCTTTTATGTTTAGAGATGCGGAAGGAGGAGTTTTTCAAACTCGCTGGTGGGGCATACTGGGACTTATCGGATGGACATACTTGCTGTGTGCTATTTTATATCTATTCCTAAACAAAAATAAAGGTTACCTCATTGTTGCCCTCTTTGCTTTTATACTACTGTGCATTGGCGGGTCGAATCATTGGCTGGGTATCTTTGATGGAATTATCCCAGGCAATGGATGCTTTCATGCTTTTACGATGAGTGGGATGCTCATATCTCTGCTTTTCAATGAATCTGAACTGGGTATCGGCATAAAGAAAAAAATGCTAACATCGACCTTTATCGGTATTATATTCATTCTAGGCGGATTTGCAGCTCACAACTTTTGGATTATCTCCAAAATACAAGCGACACCTACATGGCTATTCTTGTGCACAGGAATTTCCATCCTTTTATACGTATTGATGTATTGGTTGGCCGACATCGAGAACAAAGCATCTTGGTTTGGCATTATAAAACCGGCAGGGACTGCCACGCTTACCTGTTATCTGATCCCTTATTTTTTATATGCTATTTTCGTATTAACGCCATTTTCTCTTCCCGAATCGCTGACAACCTCTCCTATCGGATTAGTAAAATGTATCATTTTTTCATTTTTGACTATCGGGATTACAGCTCTATTGGGAAAAATACATATAAAATTAAAAATATAG
- a CDS encoding class I SAM-dependent methyltransferase — protein MKKDKVKEIFDTTADSYDKTWEKLSAISNSLHLLMGAILSELPEKAKILCVGAGTGAEIIYLAKRFPTWDFIAVDPSSAMLDVCRTRLSELGMEDRCEFYADYLENLSLPDTYDAATSILVSQFIDEKDSRIDFFRNIQRHLKSKGILINADLSNEIGSYEYEHILDVWSKMMSEGGVPQSIEKIRQSHKERVSLLAQEEVAKIIQSAGFERPVQFYQMAFIHGWFCQKRD, from the coding sequence ATGAAGAAAGATAAAGTAAAAGAGATTTTCGATACTACAGCTGATTCTTACGATAAAACATGGGAGAAGCTTAGCGCCATTAGTAACTCTCTACATCTATTGATGGGAGCAATCCTTTCTGAGTTGCCTGAAAAAGCGAAAATACTTTGTGTCGGAGCAGGTACGGGAGCTGAAATAATCTATCTGGCTAAAAGGTTTCCAACCTGGGACTTTATTGCTGTTGATCCCTCTTCTGCTATGCTTGATGTTTGCCGTACACGTTTGTCTGAGTTAGGAATGGAAGATCGATGTGAATTTTATGCCGATTATTTAGAGAATCTATCATTACCCGATACTTATGATGCAGCAACCTCTATTCTTGTTTCACAATTTATAGATGAAAAAGATTCTCGTATTGACTTTTTTAGAAATATTCAAAGACATCTTAAAAGTAAAGGAATTCTCATAAATGCCGACCTGTCGAATGAAATAGGTTCTTATGAATATGAGCATATATTGGATGTCTGGTCAAAAATGATGTCGGAGGGAGGTGTTCCGCAAAGCATTGAAAAAATTCGCCAAAGCCATAAGGAGAGAGTTTCATTATTGGCTCAGGAAGAAGTTGCAAAAATTATACAATCAGCAGGCTTTGAAAGACCTGTACAGTTTTATCAGATGGCATTTATACATGGTTGGTTTTGCCAGAAAAGGGATTGA
- a CDS encoding GH92 family glycosyl hydrolase — protein MTFNLIRMTKAISIWLILCGFLSSCEGTKQLDATPNLTQFVDPYIGTGDHGHVFVGANVPFGLVQLGPTNYSQGWDWCSGYHISDSTIIGFGHMHLSGTGIGDLGDISFMPATGNVVLKRGDLKDPKSGIYSLFRRETEKVKAGYYAVHLDRFNVDVELTATKRVGFHKYTFPQSDSAKVIIDLQHGIGWDTPMEGYLVQENDSVISGYRYSKGWAVDQRIFFTAVFSKPMKQFVVSDSTEVKAGNSINARKAYGQVLFDTKDKENVYVKVAISPVSIENAKLNMQAELPGWNFEQTIADADKAWNEELSKIQIETNDAAAKRVFYTALYHTMIAPSEFCDVNNDYRGSDGQMHQKGAFKNYTTFSLWDTYRAAHPLMTIIHPEKMSDIINTMLTIYQQQGKLPVWHLMGCETDCMVGNPGISVVADAILKGYDGFDKDLAYEAMKKSAMLDERGLNYLKQYGYIPYDKGNESVAKTMEYAIADWTIAQVAQKMGKTEDYEYFLKRSKAYTHFFDKSTGFMRGLSSDGKFRTPFNPFESIHRENDYTEGNAWQYTWLVPHDVQGLVDLFGSKEKFVQKLDSLFIVEGSLGKDASPDISGLIGQYAHGNEPSHHVIYMYPYVGQPWKTAERAREVMSVMYHDQPAGLSGNEDVGQMSAWYVLSALGFYQVEPAGGKYIFGSPIVDKATVKVKDGKVLNIVAKNNSAANKYIQSVTLNGQPYDKYYINFNDIINGGTLEFTMGDKPSETWGTTVDVIQASAK, from the coding sequence ATGACATTTAATTTAATCAGAATGACGAAGGCCATCTCAATATGGCTTATTTTGTGTGGATTTTTAAGTTCTTGCGAGGGGACGAAACAATTGGATGCGACACCTAATCTTACTCAATTTGTCGATCCATATATCGGAACCGGCGACCATGGGCACGTATTTGTAGGAGCGAATGTACCTTTCGGATTGGTTCAGTTAGGACCAACAAACTATTCGCAAGGATGGGATTGGTGCTCGGGATATCATATTTCAGATTCTACCATTATCGGTTTTGGACATATGCACCTTAGTGGAACCGGTATCGGCGACTTGGGCGATATTTCATTTATGCCTGCAACAGGTAACGTAGTTCTAAAAAGAGGAGATCTTAAAGACCCTAAATCAGGAATATATTCTTTATTCAGACGTGAGACCGAAAAGGTAAAAGCTGGATACTATGCTGTTCATCTCGACAGATTTAATGTTGATGTGGAATTAACCGCAACCAAAAGAGTTGGGTTCCACAAATATACATTCCCTCAATCAGACTCAGCAAAGGTAATCATCGACCTACAACATGGTATCGGTTGGGACACCCCAATGGAAGGATACCTTGTTCAAGAAAACGACTCTGTAATATCAGGATACCGCTATTCGAAAGGATGGGCTGTAGACCAGCGCATATTCTTCACAGCTGTATTCTCTAAACCAATGAAGCAATTTGTAGTATCAGATTCTACAGAGGTTAAAGCAGGAAATAGCATCAATGCGAGAAAAGCATACGGACAGGTATTATTCGATACAAAGGATAAAGAAAATGTATATGTTAAGGTAGCTATTTCTCCGGTAAGCATCGAAAATGCAAAATTAAACATGCAAGCCGAACTACCGGGATGGAACTTTGAGCAAACAATTGCAGATGCAGACAAAGCATGGAACGAAGAGTTGAGCAAGATACAGATAGAAACAAACGATGCAGCCGCTAAACGCGTGTTCTATACAGCTCTTTATCACACAATGATTGCTCCATCTGAATTTTGCGATGTAAATAACGATTACAGAGGTTCTGACGGTCAAATGCACCAGAAGGGAGCTTTCAAAAATTACACTACATTCTCTTTGTGGGATACTTACAGAGCTGCTCACCCATTGATGACTATTATTCATCCTGAAAAGATGAGCGATATCATCAATACAATGCTTACAATATATCAGCAACAAGGCAAGCTTCCTGTATGGCACTTGATGGGTTGCGAAACAGACTGTATGGTTGGTAACCCGGGTATATCTGTTGTGGCAGATGCTATATTGAAAGGTTATGACGGGTTTGATAAAGACCTGGCGTATGAAGCTATGAAAAAGTCGGCTATGCTGGATGAAAGAGGCTTGAACTATCTGAAACAGTACGGCTATATCCCTTACGATAAAGGAAACGAAAGTGTAGCTAAAACAATGGAATATGCTATTGCAGACTGGACTATTGCTCAGGTAGCTCAAAAAATGGGAAAAACTGAAGATTACGAATATTTCTTGAAACGCAGTAAAGCATACACTCACTTTTTTGACAAGTCAACAGGCTTTATGAGAGGTCTTTCTTCTGATGGAAAATTCAGAACACCATTCAATCCGTTCGAATCTATTCATCGCGAAAACGATTATACAGAAGGAAATGCTTGGCAATATACATGGCTAGTCCCTCATGATGTACAAGGACTTGTAGACCTGTTTGGAAGCAAGGAGAAATTTGTACAAAAACTGGATTCTTTATTCATCGTAGAAGGATCGTTAGGGAAAGATGCTTCCCCTGACATCAGTGGATTGATCGGTCAATACGCTCACGGAAACGAACCGAGCCACCATGTAATCTATATGTATCCATACGTAGGTCAACCATGGAAAACGGCAGAAAGAGCTCGTGAAGTAATGTCTGTAATGTATCATGATCAACCTGCAGGTCTTTCAGGAAATGAAGACGTAGGACAAATGTCGGCATGGTATGTATTGTCTGCTCTTGGATTCTATCAGGTTGAGCCTGCCGGAGGAAAATATATCTTCGGTAGTCCGATTGTAGACAAAGCAACCGTGAAGGTTAAAGATGGCAAGGTATTGAACATTGTAGCAAAAAACAACAGTGCTGCAAACAAGTACATCCAGAGCGTAACTCTTAACGGGCAGCCTTACGACAAATATTATATCAACTTCAATGATATTATCAATGGCGGTACACTAGAGTTTACAATGGGTGACAAACCTTCCGAAACTTGGGGTACAACTGTAGATGTTATACAAGCAAGTGCGAAATAA
- a CDS encoding Arm DNA-binding domain-containing protein produces the protein MNTAVNGVCYKSKTLKNGEYPIMLRICKQGKEYS, from the coding sequence ATGAATACTGCTGTTAATGGAGTTTGTTACAAGTCTAAGACATTAAAAAATGGTGAATATCCTATCATGTTACGTATTTGCAAGCAAGGAAAGGAATATTCTTGA
- a CDS encoding TonB-dependent receptor — MNKTLLFLLLNVLSLGILYAQSSQNIRGVVYDKESNNPIEYATVAVLNSKIPLGVSTDSLGQFKIQNVPIGRYDIQVTLIGYNPIIIKEQLLSSSKELYLEIAMVENSKQLDEIVVTPQINKSQPLNNMALGSARMLSVEEASRYAGGFDDPARLATSFAGVTSSVGNNGIVVRGNAPKFLQWRMEDVEIPNPNHFAEVTTFGGGGLSALSSFVLGNSDFMTGAFPAEYSNALSGVLDMNLRTGNNQKRENTVQLGLVGIDVASEGPFKKGSNSSYIFNYRYSTLGLLSSMLPEDAENTKYQDLSFKLNFPTKSAGVFSIWGVGLIDRSGQKAETDPSKWEYMQDKEDQDVKQYMGAFGLNHKLRVWNNATFKTTLATTVSGLDMHTERMNANVKPIPQNLIKSTNWNFVFASSLNKKYSRIHTNKTGIRVTGLKYNLLLKEATHQQPMNTITDESGFSSLLSAYTNSSFQFSDQWTLNLGINTQLFTLNNNYTIEPRAALSWKFRPNQSLALSYGLHSRLEMLNYYFTRSKEGELINKNMDFTKAHHIVLSYDLNIGNDYHLKIEPYFQQLYSVPIIRDSTFSFINLQNDWFITNKLSNKGKGVNYGIDITFERYMSDGYYYMFTGSLFDSRYKAGDNKWRNTRYNRNFVFNALAGKEWMVGRSKQNMFNANIRLSYQGGDRYSPINLDASQKEEDAIYDESKAFSKQLSPAFLLHFNVSYKINKKSLSHEFAIKVLNATSYKDYQGHRYNFKTHLVDPEREAVIIPNISYKIEF; from the coding sequence ATGAACAAAACGTTACTATTTCTTTTATTAAACGTCCTGTCGTTAGGTATATTATATGCACAATCATCTCAGAATATACGAGGTGTGGTATATGACAAAGAATCGAATAACCCTATTGAATATGCAACTGTAGCTGTACTAAATAGTAAAATCCCCTTAGGTGTAAGTACAGATAGCTTAGGACAATTTAAAATACAAAATGTTCCTATAGGACGTTATGATATTCAGGTGACATTAATCGGCTATAATCCTATTATAATAAAAGAGCAATTACTGTCTTCGTCTAAAGAATTGTATCTGGAAATTGCAATGGTCGAAAACTCGAAACAACTCGATGAGATTGTTGTCACTCCTCAGATAAATAAGTCACAACCCTTAAATAATATGGCATTAGGCAGTGCCCGTATGTTGAGTGTAGAAGAAGCAAGCCGGTACGCAGGAGGTTTCGATGATCCGGCTAGATTAGCAACATCTTTTGCAGGTGTAACAAGCAGTGTAGGGAATAATGGTATTGTTGTCAGAGGAAATGCACCTAAATTTCTACAATGGAGAATGGAAGATGTTGAAATCCCCAATCCGAACCACTTTGCAGAAGTAACTACTTTCGGAGGAGGAGGGCTATCGGCATTAAGCAGTTTTGTGCTAGGCAATTCTGATTTTATGACAGGTGCATTCCCTGCCGAATACTCAAATGCTTTATCAGGGGTATTGGATATGAATTTACGTACAGGAAACAACCAGAAACGAGAAAATACAGTACAACTCGGTTTAGTGGGAATAGATGTTGCTTCCGAAGGCCCATTCAAGAAAGGGAGCAATTCTTCTTATATATTCAATTACCGGTATTCAACACTAGGACTGCTCTCTTCTATGCTACCCGAAGATGCAGAGAATACAAAATATCAGGACTTATCTTTCAAGCTTAACTTCCCAACCAAAAGTGCCGGTGTATTTTCCATCTGGGGAGTAGGCTTGATTGATCGCTCGGGGCAAAAGGCAGAAACCGATCCTAGTAAATGGGAATATATGCAGGATAAAGAAGATCAGGATGTAAAACAATATATGGGTGCTTTTGGTCTGAATCACAAACTAAGAGTGTGGAACAATGCAACCTTTAAAACAACTTTGGCTACTACAGTGAGCGGTCTTGATATGCATACTGAAAGAATGAATGCGAATGTAAAACCTATTCCACAAAACTTAATCAAGTCTACCAATTGGAACTTTGTATTCGCTTCATCGCTAAATAAGAAATACAGTAGGATACATACCAATAAAACGGGAATAAGGGTTACAGGGCTTAAATATAATCTACTCTTAAAAGAAGCGACGCATCAACAACCAATGAATACGATAACCGATGAATCAGGTTTCAGCTCTCTATTGTCTGCATATACGAACTCATCGTTCCAATTTTCAGATCAATGGACGCTTAATCTTGGTATAAATACGCAATTATTCACACTCAATAATAATTATACGATAGAGCCCAGAGCAGCATTATCATGGAAATTTAGACCAAATCAATCTTTAGCTCTTTCATATGGGCTACATAGCAGGCTCGAAATGTTGAATTATTACTTTACCAGGTCGAAAGAGGGTGAACTTATTAACAAAAATATGGATTTTACAAAAGCTCATCATATAGTCCTGTCTTATGATCTTAATATTGGAAATGATTATCATCTAAAAATCGAACCTTATTTTCAACAACTATACAGTGTTCCTATTATAAGAGATAGTACATTTTCCTTTATAAACCTTCAAAATGATTGGTTCATAACCAATAAGCTTTCGAATAAGGGAAAAGGAGTCAATTATGGTATTGATATAACCTTTGAACGGTATATGTCAGATGGTTATTACTATATGTTCACCGGATCTCTCTTTGATTCTCGTTACAAAGCAGGAGATAACAAATGGAGAAATACAAGGTATAACCGAAACTTTGTATTCAATGCATTAGCAGGAAAAGAGTGGATGGTAGGACGCAGTAAACAAAATATGTTCAATGCTAATATTCGATTATCTTATCAAGGAGGAGACAGATACTCGCCTATTAATCTGGATGCATCTCAGAAGGAGGAAGATGCTATTTATGATGAGAGCAAAGCCTTTTCGAAACAATTATCCCCGGCATTTCTTCTACACTTTAATGTAAGCTACAAAATCAATAAGAAGAGTTTATCTCATGAGTTTGCAATTAAAGTGCTAAATGCAACTAGCTACAAAGACTATCAAGGTCATCGCTACAACTTTAAGACGCATT